TCGCTGGTGGCCGCCTCTTTGTCTGCGCCCAGTTTGGGGGAGAGGGAGACGGAGCCGGAGGAGAGGGTGGAGGAGCGGCTGGTGAGGTCCGAGGCGGAGTCCAGGGGGACGGAACCGGGGCTGGTGGTCAACCCCCCGGCTTTGCCCTCGCCGGAACCGGTGGCCAGGCCGGGCAAGGCGGTGGTGAGGAGGCTGCTGCCGTCGGGGAGTGGGACGGGCAGGGGGTAGGGGCTGTAGCGGAGCCGCGGCCGCACGGCGTTGAGGAAGGGGTGCCGGTGCACCGAGCTGGAGGCGGCGCtggaggcggcggccgccgccgccatgtaGGTGTAGGGGTAGGGGAAGAGGCTTCCGAAGGGAGACATGGCCAAGCCCTGAGGGagtggaggagagaaaaagggttACCGGCCTgcacatcccaccccatcccacacacacgcacgcaccgGGGGATGCTCCACGGGAcggacacacaccccccgccccctcccgcggcACTGGAAGAGCTGACAGCGGCCAGAGcgctgcccatgggagggggtgAACTCCCGTCCTCCCGGTGCCGAGGCTAAAACcacccggttccccccccccccccgccccgagggagCCCCTGCTGAGGATCTGTCCTGTCCGGCCCCCCTCCCGCTGGGGGGTCATGGCCCAACGGGGGCAGGCTGTGGTGTCTCTCTCCCCCGACTCTCCTCCACGGGGAGATTTTCTTTCGCTGGGGGAAACTCTCTCTCCCTGCAGGAACAGTCGTTTCCCTCGCCCCCGCAGGGCAGCCctgggcatccccccccccccccccctccccgcctctttCCCCGACGGCGGCTCCGCTCCGCAGGCTGGGACAGGTCCCGCACCGCGGAGCTGCGGGCTGGGACTGCCCCCGGGGGAGCCGCCAAGACGCCCCggagggggtgtgggaggggacACGGGACGACACAACACAGAGGCCTGGCCCCAGCATAACGTCCCAGGGAGCACAGGAGCTAGAGGACAGCGGGGAGGGTGGAAGAGCTCCGGGACTTCAAGTTGccctcccccacacacccccccaccttGGGACTTTcccatttcctcccttcccccaaaccCGGTGCCTGCCCCTGCAGGGAGACCCGGGGGGGACGGGACCCGCAGCAGGGAGGctaagggagggagggggggtgtgtgcccCGCtgcccccacctctcccccagGACGGAGCTCCcctgctcggggcggggggggggggggggggggggggatgcggtaCCTGAGAAGCCAGGACGTGCTGCTGTAGATGGAAAGGCAAAGCAGCCGCCGATGCTCCCGAGAGTCCCTGGGCCGCCGCCGTGGCCATGACCGTGTTGTCCAGTCCCGAGACACCGGCGGATGCCCCCGAGACGGTGGCGAGCAGTGGCCCCATACCCGCGGCCATGCCGGAGAAAGCCCCCCCCATGGCGAACTGCCCGGGGTGCAGCAGCAGCGGGTGCCCGTTCCCCAGCGGGTTGAAGAACTGCTGGccggccagggcaggggggaagccGAGGTTCTGCAAGTGTCCCTGGCTCAGGTGGGCCGTGCTATCGGTCTGGACCGTGAGGGGGGCGAAGGGCTCTTTACCCAGCAGCCGGTTCTCATCTACTTTGGGGCCATCCCTGAGGGGGCTTTTCAGTTCCTCGCCGCTCAAGCTTCCCCCCCGGGTGCTGGAAGAGATAGTAGCCGGGCTGTGCCGGGAGTCCGGAGGGGCTTTCTCCGTCCTCTCTCGGCTCCGACTCCCAGCCGAGTCACCGGGGAAGAAGTGGCTTTTGGAGGGGCTGCCCCCTTTCTCCCGGGGGTCGtctcccgccgccgcggcggagcTGGCCGGCGCtggggtggtggcggtggtcGTGCTGATTTTGCCCGACTCGGTGGCTTCTAGCAAGGGGTCGTCTTTGCTGTCTGCATCGCTGTCTCCCTCGCTGGGGCAGAGATCTGCAAGACAAAGGGGAGCCCCGGGCTGGGATCCGGCACCCCACGTCCCTAAACCCCCCTCgggctgggagagggggcagagaggcttcctggccGGCCAGAGATTTAAATgtaaatacttccttttttttttttttttaattatataaataaatacacacacaccgaCTCCCACCGCCCGCCCCATCCAAGCCAACTCGAGTTTTACACAGCGCAGCAAAACCGGCTGCGAAAGAGAGCgaaccccccaccaccaccatcaccagcccGGCGGGCCCGGGGCCAGCGGCTCCGCTCTGCCGGGGCTGTTTGGGGTGGCGGGAGCCTCCggagaccccccccacccccgccccgggccgcAGCACGACAGCAGCGTCCTCCCGGCGGGGTTGGAGGGCTTTGGGGATGTGTCTCCTAATAACTTTTCCAAAGTTTTCAAGCCCTTTTGATGGATAAAccccccacccaccaccacccgtCTCCATCACCCTCTggacccccctcctcctcctcctcctcctcttccccaaacgtATGCACAGCTTCGCTGGATTCCTCTGCACTTCATCTCCTAATTTCAGCGCCCCAGGTGCGAAGCTCTGGTTTGCTTTtcgggtcccctcccagctcccctcccctcggCTCGGCAGGACTTTAAACAAACGAgtaaagcaaccaaaaaaaaaaaaagaggaggttgtttcctcctccccctgcaccccccccccaccaccaccccccccgcccctgtaTGGATTAATACATGTGAGAGAGCTGCAGACAGCTCCCAACCCCGCACGGAGAGAAATCGAGGGTGACTTTTCTATAACAAAGTTCGGGACTGTATCCAGGGGAAAGATCCTTCCTCTAATAACAGATTCAGAGAGGAATATTAATGGAGTGACTCCAGTTTTGAACTTTTGCCCCGTGGTCTGTCTTTGCTCCCTTGACTCGGAGCTGGCTCCTTTCTGAACCAAGGAGGGGAGGAATGAACgtgcagcaggaggagaaggaggccggggggagaggaagaaagagagaaagggagtgaggagggcagagagagagaaaaagagagggagagagaaagataaaaagaaggaggaaaggaggaaaggaggaaaggaggaaaggaggaaaggaggaaaggaggaaaggaggaaaggaggaaaggaggaaaggaggaaaggaggaaaggaggaaaggaggaaaggaggaaaggaggaaaggaggaaaggaggaaaggaaaagagataaaGTAGAGAAAGAAAcgagaggaaagagaggagaaagcaaagagacaaaacagaaaagaaggaaagatgaaggaaaggtgaaggaaggaaggacagaaggaaggaagaaaggccAGTGCCAGAGGGCAAGGGTGCAGGCCGGGGTCCATCTCCCGGTAGAGCAGGCACCCAGGCTCTCCCTGGGGGGAACCAGGGGGGGTCCAGGGGCCGCAGCTCTCACCTTTGAGGCTGGAAGTGCCGACAGCGGGCACGGTGGGGCAGGAGGACTGGGCGAAGCACTTGAAGGCCGTCTGCTCGTTGGACGACTCGTCCGAGGTGGGGTTTTCCTTCTTCTGCCTCTCGTCGTACACCCGCATGGACTGCAGGGTCAGCTGCTTCCTGCGGGCACACGCACCCGCTGGGCGAGCGGA
The Numenius arquata chromosome 16, bNumArq3.hap1.1, whole genome shotgun sequence DNA segment above includes these coding regions:
- the TBX3 gene encoding T-box transcription factor TBX3 isoform X2 translates to MNIPMRDPVIPGTSMAYHPFLPHRAPDFAMSAVLGHQPPFFPALALPPNGAAALSLPGALAKPIMDQLVGAAETGIPFSSLGHQAAAHLRPLKTLEPEEEVEDDPKVHLEAKELWEQFHKRGTEMVITKSGRRMFPPFKVRCTGLDKKAKYILLMDIVAADDCRYKFHNSRWMVAGKADPEMPKRMYIHPDSPATGEQWMSKVVTFHKLKLTNNISDKHGFTILNSMHKYQPRFHIVRANDILKLPYSTFRTYVFPETEFIAVTAYQNDKITQLKIDNNPFAKGFRDTGNGRREKRKQLTLQSMRVYDERQKKENPTSDESSNEQTAFKCFAQSSCPTVPAVGTSSLKDLCPSEGDSDADSKDDPLLEATESGKISTTTATTPAPASSAAAAGDDPREKGGSPSKSHFFPGDSAGSRSRERTEKAPPDSRHSPATISSSTRGGSLSGEELKSPLRDGPKVDENRLLGKEPFAPLTVQTDSTAHLSQGHLQNLGFPPALAGQQFFNPLGNGHPLLLHPGQFAMGGAFSGMAAGMGPLLATVSGASAGVSGLDNTVMATAAAQGLSGASAAALPFHLQQHVLASQGLAMSPFGSLFPYPYTYMAAAAAASSAASSSVHRHPFLNAVRPRLRYSPYPLPVPLPDGSSLLTTALPGLATGSGEGKAGGLTTSPGSVPLDSASDLTSRSSTLSSGSVSLSPKLGADKEAATSELQNIQRLVSGLDPKQDRSRSGSP
- the TBX3 gene encoding T-box transcription factor TBX3 isoform X1: MNIPMRDPVIPGTSMAYHPFLPHRAPDFAMSAVLGHQPPFFPALALPPNGAAALSLPGALAKPIMDQLVGAAETGIPFSSLGHQAAAHLRPLKTLEPEEEVEDDPKVHLEAKELWEQFHKRGTEMVITKSGRRMFPPFKVRCTGLDKKAKYILLMDIVAADDCRYKFHNSRWMVAGKADPEMPKRMYIHPDSPATGEQWMSKVVTFHKLKLTNNISDKHGFVSVCTILNSMHKYQPRFHIVRANDILKLPYSTFRTYVFPETEFIAVTAYQNDKITQLKIDNNPFAKGFRDTGNGRREKRKQLTLQSMRVYDERQKKENPTSDESSNEQTAFKCFAQSSCPTVPAVGTSSLKDLCPSEGDSDADSKDDPLLEATESGKISTTTATTPAPASSAAAAGDDPREKGGSPSKSHFFPGDSAGSRSRERTEKAPPDSRHSPATISSSTRGGSLSGEELKSPLRDGPKVDENRLLGKEPFAPLTVQTDSTAHLSQGHLQNLGFPPALAGQQFFNPLGNGHPLLLHPGQFAMGGAFSGMAAGMGPLLATVSGASAGVSGLDNTVMATAAAQGLSGASAAALPFHLQQHVLASQGLAMSPFGSLFPYPYTYMAAAAAASSAASSSVHRHPFLNAVRPRLRYSPYPLPVPLPDGSSLLTTALPGLATGSGEGKAGGLTTSPGSVPLDSASDLTSRSSTLSSGSVSLSPKLGADKEAATSELQNIQRLVSGLDPKQDRSRSGSP